The genomic DNA AATCACCTCAGCTAAATTTgccttacaaaaataaattatattgaaACAAGCTAAAACAAATCAAATGCAAATAAGCCCAACTCTGTTTTAACAGTATCAATATGTCTTAACttcatgcacacacaaaacctgAGTTCATTCCAAATGAAATTGTTAGTTATGCTTCTGTTATGGTTTTATATCTATGGCAACGGTAAATCATCAATTGAACTTCACTACTAAAGCATTTAGAGAAAAGGGTGGGGAGGGAACAGAGACTTTTACACTAAAAACAATTCAAACTGAAAGTAGCACTGAAAAGTGGATGAAAGTTTACACACCAACACCACAGTAAAAAGCTGCCTTTGAAGATGGCGCAGTCTTCTCCCCACTTATTTGTTCGGTCAGCCAGCAGCATTCCTTCAAGCTCATTCCACAAACCTCTCCCTCTGCACTTATACCTCTTCATGTCTGATTTCCCCATTATGTTAACTGACTGCTGTAAAGAATTTGTGGCTGGTTTAAGTCTTTGATATCCACTCTGTTTATTGCTGCTTCCCATTCCGACAATTTTTCATATAAAGCATTTCATTACATTCAATATAGTGCAGATTACgcactaaaataaaaacactgggGATGGTGAAGGTGTTACAAGAAATTTTATAGTCATAAACGTCTATACAATACCACCATTCAATCAGACAAGTCTGATGGGCAGTTGTAGAATGGAGGGGACTTCCTCTCTCCGTGCGAGAAAAAATACAATGCCACCAAAGGGGATGCTGCTGAGGCGGCCTGTTAAGTGCCCAGAAATACACGTCTCCAGTCAGCCAACAGCTAATAAAGAGCTGTGCAAAGGAGGCCGCTGTCTAAGCTCTTCCTGAACTGAAAGGATGGCTGACACGGGAACTTGCCAGTGGGAAGCTGTGAAGACTCACCACTCGGACAAGGGCATCACAATAGTGAACAGAGACAAATGTGGAACAGGAATCTTACATCTCAGCAGCAACTTGCAGTCATAGTCGTacttcagagaggaaaaaaacctaaaaaaaagtAAGTGGCCTCAGCTAATGAGTGTTGAATAAGTCATTTTGTGCAAGTACAGTCCTGATATGCAATTCATTTCCCTTGCATAATCTGCACAACTGGATACATACAAAACATATGAACAATGGTGAAACATACAAATACTTATAATTTATTACTTCAATCTAGGCTTTTCAGACTTTTCTTTAATACCAGAATATAGTTACAGGTTGGCTGTGCGAAAAATCTAATTGAAAGGAGGCAAATGTGCCGGCCAAACCTGATCATACCTCAGACCAACTCCACAAATATCTCCCTGACAAAGAAAAGTCTACAAAAGAACCTAATTATTTGACATGTTTGGAGGTTTCTTAGGATCTCACATAAACAAGTGTAAATCTTATCTCAAGTCATTAATAAATTAAGTATGTTGCATCTCACTAAACACTGAGTACTAATATAAACTTGTAAAACTAATTTTGGAAAACCATTATGAAAACGTTCAAGAAGCATGTAAAAGCAGGGTTGCAGTTAGGTATATCTGCAAGTTTGGGATATAAGACCAAATCCAAGCCTAACAGACATCAAGATGTTTGGGCTTTCTTAAATTCAAAAGGCACCTGTTTATCTGCTGAGTTGCATTTTTTTGCTCTGATACAAAGTCACAAGGCCTGCATTTTCACTGACGACTGACTTACCTGCAATGTTTAGTTTTGCTCTGATGTGCTGCTTAGAAATGGACATTAGGCAGTCTGACTAATTGCCCAGCGTGGCTACGTTTCTTTCACATACTTCAACATCCATAAGGTTTAATCATAAAACATCATGAAACAGCAGGATGGTTTATAAGTAACTTGGGGGGGGGGGTATTAGGAGGTTTATGATGCTGTAAATTATACCTGTCCTTGAGGGCTGCACTGATTTAATTTCTCAATCACTACGATAATCCTGTTTCTTAAAAAAGCCTGCTTGCACATAGCCAGCCTCAGCAAACAGCCAAAATCAGTGTTGTTCCAGTGCAGAAGAGCAAAAAGTTGTGTTGCATCGATACCAGCCAAAAGCTGAAAACATAATCAAAGACGCATAATCACTGAAATTGCTAAGTCTAAATGATCATATTGAAGTGTCCATTGCAAAAGAACTTCTGAGTAGAAAATAAGGCCCCATGACACTGAAAGGAAAGGTCTGCTTGTAGTTACAAGGGGATGTTCATTCACATCTGGCAAAGACACCATAATGTTTCAGATGTGTTTTTAAATGTCCATAGAAATGACTACCAAGTACAATATTATTTCTTCCCACAGACTGAAAAAGCTTCTTGAACAAGAGACCGCGTATCAGgcaaaaaaagaacaggaaagcaacaagaaaatagctaaactgaaagaggaattGACTAAACTGAAATCCTTTGCTTTAATGGTGGTGGATGAACAGCAAAGACTCACTGAGCAGTTGAAtcaacaaagtaaaaaaattcaAGAATTAACCACTTCTGCTGAACAAGCACACGAGAAGCTGGCTTTTGCTGAAGCAAAAGTTCAAGAAGAGGAACAGAGAGCCAGCAGGCTGGAAGCTGAACTTCAAGCCCAAAGCAGTAAGATTTCCCAAGACCAAGAAGCAATGATGGCCAAACTAACCAATGAAGACAGTCAGAATCGTCAGCTCCGCTTAAAATTAACTGCTCTCAGCCGACAAATTGATGAGCTAGAGGAGACCAATAAATctttaagaaaagcagaagaagaaCTGCAAGACCTAAGAGATAAGATAAATAAGGGAGACTGTGGGAACTCCACGCTTATGACCGAAGTAGAAGAACTACGGAAACGACTGCTGGAGATGGAAGGAAAAGATGAAGAGCTCATAAAAATGGAAGATCAGTGCAGAGAACTTAATAAAAAGTTAGAAAAAGAAGCATCACAGAGCAAGAACCTTAAAGGGGAAGTTGACAAACTCAACAAAAGAATCATGGAGCTGGAGAAATTAGAAGATGCTTTCAACAAGAGCAAACAGGAATGCTACTCCCTGAAATGCAacctagaaagagaaaaaatgttaacaaaCCAGTTGACCCATGAGCTGGATGGCTTAAAAGCTAGAATTGGCGAGCTTGAAGCAATTGAAAGTAAGTTAGAAAAAACTGAGTTTACACTTAAAGAAGATTTAACAAAACTGAAGAGTCTAACAGTGATGCTTGTGGATGAAAGAAAAACTAtgagtgaaaaaataaagcaaacagaagaaaagctgcaagcTGCAACTTCCCAGCTTCAGGTGGAACAAAATAAAGTGATGTCCGTTACAGAAAAACTAATTGAGGAAAGTAAAAAGGCACTGAAATCAAAATCTgatgcagaggaaaaagtgtCCAGTGTTataaaagaaagagatgaactgaaaaccaaactcaaagcagaagaggagaaaggaagtgATCTTGTTTCCAAAGTGAATATTCTAAGAAAAAGACTTCAGTCACTGGAAGCTGTTGAAAAAgagtttcttaaaaataaacttaaggAGAGTACTAAATCCAGCACCTCCTTGCAGCAGGAGAACAACAAAATCAAGGAGCTTTCTCAAGAAGTTGAGAGACTTAAGCAGAAGCTGAAAGAAATGAAGGCTATAGAAGATGATCTTATGAAAACTGAAGATGAATTTGAGTCTCTCGAACGAAGATACATCAATGAACGTGACAGAGCCAAGCTCCTATCAGATGAGCTGGAGGCTGTGAAAATGGAAGTAGCAAGGTATAAATTAACAGAAAAGGCAGAGTCCAATCAAGAGCAGCGTCTTTTTAAGAAGCTCAAAGAAGAGGAAGCTAAATCAAGTCATCTTTCCAGAGAAGTAGAtgcactgaaagagaaaattcaTGAATACATGGCAACAGAAGACCTAATCTGCCACCTCCGAGGTGACCATACAGTCTTACAGAAGAAACTCATccagcaagaaaacaagaataGGGAGTTAGCAAGAGAAATGGAAAGCCTCACAAAAGAACTGGAGAGGTACAGGCGCTTCAGTAAGAACTGCAGGCCCGGTCTCAATGGGAGGAGAATTTCTGATTTAGAAGTTTTTTCTAAAGAAGTCCAGACAGATCCAGCAGACAATGAACCGCCCGATTACAAAACCCTCATGCCTTTAGAGCGAACAGTCATAAATGGGCAGCTGTATGAAGACAGCGATAATGAGGACAAAGACAACAATGAGGAGGAACAAACGGTGCCTTTCAAAAGCAACTCAGGCATTGCAAATGCTGTGAACAAAAAATTATGGATCCCTTGGATGAAGTCCAAAGAGAGCCATCCTCAGAACGGAAAGATTCAtacaaagcaaaatggaaactgTGCACAGACTGGTGACCTAGTGCTAAGCCATACACCTGGCCAACCTCTTCACATAAAAGTAACTCCAGATCACGGACAGAACACAGCAACACTTGAAATAACTAGTCCTACCACTGAAAGTCCTCACTCCTACACAAGCACAGCAGTTATACCCAACTGCGGCACCCCAAAGCAAAGAATAACCATTATTCAAAATGCCTCCTTAACGCCTGTAAaatcaaaagcagcagaaggtTACACAAGCCCAGAGCAAGTTATTTCTCCTATTACTATGGCTACTTTTACAAGATCTCAAACTCCTGAATCATGTGGTTCTTTAACTCCTGAAAGAACAATGTCCCCTTTGGCTTTATCAGGCTCAAGCTCTCAGGAACAAATACTCTCCTCGGAACCTTTGGAAATGGGAGCCAAGCACACTGTTTTTAGAGTATCTCCAGACAGGCAGTCGTCGTGGCAGTTCCAGAGATCTAACAGTACGGGATCAAGTGTAATAACTACTGAGGATAACAAAATCCACATCCATTTAGGAAGTCCTTACGTGCAAGCTCTCACCAATTCCAAGCCCATCAGCCCTTGTAATCCAGTGCAAGACATCAGAACTCCAGCACTAGCTAATGGCCTACCCAGTAAGCCCACCAACAAAATCACCAGCAGTATTACTATCACACCAAcagccactcctctcccccGGCAATCACAAATTACAGTAAGTAATGTCTATAACTGACCCCCATCCATGCTGACACCCTTACCAGCAACCCATCTTGTTTTTCATCCCAGCAAGAATTATTTGGAACAGCCCCTTTACTTTGGGAGAGATCTGTGCATGAACTATACAACAGTATATGAAACTAACGTTAAGTTTTGCCTGCTTAGTGTTATCAAGTGTGCACTTACTGTATATCTCCTCATTGAAATACagttatgtaaaatatttagtCTTGCACTTGTATAAATGCATCTTGATGtacttccattttcaaaataactcaCATTACTTTTGACTGCAACTTGCCTtcgtaaaatattttaacattacaaaaacagtaaataattgattatttttatcattgcttgcagaatatttttgtttgttatgtgtgttttgtatttttttgcatgTACAGTAGAATTTGAATTAAGCCATAATATTGCTTGCTAACTTCAGATAAGACTTGATTCATTATCTTCCCTGCCATTTCCCAATTCCTCCTAGCCCTCTCATTTCAGATAATTACCAGTACATCACACACAAACACTCAAAATATTATGTATTGTATCTCATTACAAATTTATGATACAAACATGATATGTTCCAGAGCACAACCACCACTTTCcttcccatctttttttttttttttacactgtttaGTTAAAACTCTTTTTAAATCTTCCTATAAATCTTTCTTATAAGTGAAACTTATAtcacaaaattattctgttcaAGTAAGgcaagtgggttttttccaatACAATAGAAACTGCTATCATTATTCTGCACTGCAGAATAATAAACAGTAACATATTCCTAAAGGATAACTCAGAAGAATGGATTCACACATAACATTCCAATTTCATCTAAGCTCCTAGCCATCAGTTCAATGAACAATATACATCACACAGGTACACTGAAGAAGAAACAAGGTTAGCAAACTATGGCACACTTTCACGTTTTTCCTATAATGGGCAGAGAAAGCTTGAGAGAAGCATTAAGAAGTAGTATTAGATCAACTCTCCAAACATGTACACATGTAGAACTATGGCAAATAGAGTACCATACAGAACGGACAAATAAGGTTAAGGTATTTCTGTGATGGATACAGTATTACCACctaagaaaagaacagaaacacagcaaTTCTGCCTGTTACACATGTGCCAAACAGGCAATTCTAACCCCTCAGAAAATATTGCTAGTAGTGGATCAACTTCACACAGAATGTAAATCAGCCCAAAAGACCTGAAATGCACTTTCAAATGTCTCTTTTTCAAAAGCTGTAAACtgtaaaagtaaaatgaaacagcTGCTCCTTGTTCAAACAAGTGAAATGCCTATGTACCTTACGCTcttgtggggaggaggggggtggaataattaaaaaaaaaaaaaaaatcaacctccATATCAACAAGAAAGTTTGCAAGTAAGTACAAAGTTCCTATTCACTAAACTCATATCTTTATTCTGTTTACATTatctagagggaaaaaaaaatttctgcagTGTAACTTAGCAAATGATTCAAAGGGCTTTGCCACATGCTTTCACATAACAAGGAGACTTCCATAACTTTAAGTCCTTTTGATGGACAGGAATCTAAATTATTACAACTGTAGGCAATAACTGATTTTAGAAGGAACATCTTCCATTGAAAAGCAAAGCCCACCACCCATACACACTTTTCTCAGTAAAATTaacaatgggaagaaaaaatattaacttatAAGACATGATAGAAATAGATGTAACAAATCTATTACAGTTGAAGAgtggcaatttaaaaaaaaaaaaacaaccaccaccaaaaaaccaacacacaaaaaacccaaaaatatgGACTTGCACAAGCCTAGCTTAATGTCATACTGATACCACATCTGAAGCTACTGGGCTTCATAAGAGGTCCTTCCCACTGGTTTTGTCCCAGTTTATCTCCACTGACTACAAAAGTCAGACCTGACTAAGATCTGGGTCAGAACAAGTACACAGTCTTATCCTGCAAAGCAAACTTTGGCTCTCACTAATTTCAGCAAAGGTTACTGATCAAGACAGCAGCCAGCACTCAGACAATTCAAGATTATAGTAATTTTTAGAGTGTGCCAATTACGTGAACAAGTTATTTAACTACATTCAGGTTACACATTCCTAACCGCACGATCTATTCAAAACTAAAAAGCAGTCAACTCAAGACACATTCTCTGCACTTCTACTGCGTATCCTGCTGATCCACAGTGAAGATCTCTGCAGGGACACATTACAAACATAGTACTGAATAACTGAGTGTGAAATAAACACTTGCCAGTGTACTAACAGACACCAAAGTCTCCAAAAATTAAAGGATTAAGAGTTGTCCTCAGAAGcactaatattttcttcagctggaCCTAAAAtcttgtaggaaaaaaaaaaatcatttcataTCTGTGTTAccaaatacacagaaatgtgTTGATCATTAACCACCTGGCCATCTATCACATCATCttgtaaaagaaaagcacaaatcAGGACATAGCAATAAAGCACACTTAGTCCTTTGGACAATTCCCAACTTATTATGAATACAAAACCTTGGTGACATTTCACATCACTTGTACgtttaattattaaaaaggaCAGTATTTCTGTTCCTGTCTTTATCCTTACACTAGTGATGGTTTACCAGTAACTGTCCAATTAGCAAAAGACAAAGAAAGTAGCCATTCATGACCACTAACTCCTAAATAAACtcgtaaatattttttttactaaaaataagGTTTGCAGAATAAAACCTGTTCATCCTGTTCAAATTCCCAAGATCTATTTCAAAGtacacagcagagaaaaacaccTGGATACATCTGTTGAGAGCCGAAACTTACTTAATTGTTAGAACAGAAATGTTACCTGTAATTTTACCATAAAATAACAAACGGAAAGCATAGCTCAATAATAAGCAAATTACCTATTTACAAATTAATCGCAATTTGTTCAGacattatttctattttgctgAGTGGGACTATTCACCTACTTccttgacagaaaaaaagaaagcagcagagtgaggagaaaattaaatgagTTGTCTGCAAATTGATTTAAACACtccaaacaaaaacatcaagCATAATCATATTAAAATTCAACCAATTAAGGCAGCTTTTCTGGGAATTTCAAGCATTCCATGAATGGTAAGTATTGCTGTTAATTTGGATGCTGAGatatttgttttcagcatttaCTCAAAATCCTAAAATCTGACAGGTATGTAATGATTCAATTAAATGTTAAAGGAAAACATGGTCACAAAGTAAGCTGCATATATCAGAAGGACTTGACTATGAAAGAGAATGTAAAAGCAGGTTTTAGCAGATTATAATTTCAACGCTTAGCAAGCATCTCATCTGAAGTCTAAAAATCTACCCTTTCCCCTGGATGTTGAGGTAAGTCccgaggaaaagaaagagagaattaACTGATAAAAAATGGCAGAAGTTATCAGCCCACTTTCCTTcatcttttcagttttatttcagtaagtGAGCAAAGGAACATAAGTAAGGACAGCAAAAGCAGTTTGGTGCTCAGTGTTCTTAAGCCATACTTTTtatgctattaaatatttcaaaataaatatttgtaatttttgtcCTTACAGGGAGGATGgatgaggggagggaagagaaaaaagaggaaaaggaaaaaaaaaaagagaataagaaGCAATAATGATATTCTGAGAGCAAAGTGCCCATCCATCAACTGAGAGGTAGTATTTCAAGTTATTTAAAAACCTCCGTCAAGTAGCTAATTAAGAAATAGAATTGTCAAAAAATACAGGAGCAGCCAGCTAATCTTCCGGATCCAAAGCACAGTAGATAATATGGTGTCTCGGGACAGAACACAAGGCtctaataagaaaaaagatCTGTATGTAAACATCTCATGCAAGGCTTAAGAAGGCATGCTCCccacactggggaaaaaataatcagaaacaGAGTAGTACAGCGCTACTTTCTGATTCAGATTGAATGGATGCTGCAAGGTTAGGTGATGGAAATGGAGTAACCATCTGCAGGATGACTTTGTCCCTAGGAAACAGATATTGagacaggcaaaacaaaaactgaCAACTGCCTAATCTCCGGGCTTAAGCAAAGACTAGCAAAACATTATGTTAccaagaaacagaagaggaaaagatctTATGGTTCAAGTACAGCACAAGTGGGTGTATagagacatttttaaattaacaccAAGTACCATAAGTGGGAAATTGCTCAAAAAAAGGACCCACCTTAAAAATTTAAGAAGCGTGAAGTGTTTTCACAAACCTGCAGTCAGTGGCCCCAAAATGTAGCTGAATTCTCCCTGCTAGCACATCACCCAACAACCCACCATACTGTGGGCACCCAGAAAGCCTCAAATATCAGAGCTGCCAACTGAACATGATTCTCTTCTGAGCACCAAGGAAAGTACTCCTGGGAAACAGATTTTGAGTACAAGAGGAAACACCTGTTTTAGTCAATGACTCTCCACTTGCCAAGCAGTGGCCTGACATCACAGGGTCTTCATATAGGGATGGGCAAACACAGCTCCCCTCCCTCTCTTATCCCTGCCACATCCCATATCCAAAAATACTGCCCTTTCAGTTATGCTGTCATCACTGTTCGGGTAGGCAGCACTGTGAGTCAGGTCAAGAAACCggattaaaaccaaacaaaaaacccacattccactaatctatattaaaaaaacccaccaaccaacgGGATCTATCTCACAGCACAGTTCTACGAAAGAGCTATATCGGCATAACTGAAGGGGCAAGCAAAAAGGATGAGCACTTTGTACTGGAACCACTGCCAAAGCCTTTGTCCCACCAGCTTAGATGCTACTCCTATTGTCTGAAAAGACACAATCTAGCATGCAAATACATCACAAAGCACTCCAAATATATAACAAACACTCATCAGTCCCATTAACATCCTTCTGgggtagaaggaaaaaattattcaactTTTAGAAGAGAAGTTAATTGACCTTTGCGAAATCACAGCAAGGCAGCTTTGATCACATTTAGAATTCTAGAATTTCTTATCCTTGATTTTCTTATACTCAAGCCACTATAGgtcatttttattctgtacaAACACCAGTCTTGGCTGGACAAAAggtacaggatttttttaaaacataatttatatatatagaaaacacatttcatatatatgttatttttttaatatgattttgAAATACGACTCTGATTAACACACTTTTAAAAGTGGCCTTCGCAGAGGAAAACGGCGTGTtcccagacagaaaaaaaagccacaatgGTAAAAGCAGAGGGTTCTTTCTCCATGCAAAACATATTTGGGCCCAACCTGGTTAGCCCCGTATGCTTCttcaatatatatattaacTAATATGGGAAAATATATGCAAAGCTTTCGAACAATGTTGATATTGAAGACATTTTCATGTCAAAAGGTGTGTGTAGATCTGAGCGCAGCTCCACACATCTTTAAAAGCTACACACTTAGAAATACCCAAACACATATAATCCCTGCCTGCTCACAACCTGTACAGAATAAGACCCACTGCGAAGAATCTTAGTCAACAAATGGCAGCAAAGCTTTAAACCAAGTGAATCGATGATCTCACACAGATttgtaaaataatgtattatatAAAAACACTTGACAGTTAAGCACCAGTAGCCACATTTAAGTGCCAGCACTACCCTCTCCTGGACAGAATTAATATTGCGGTGTGTTTAATATTCTTCAAAAATGCCACGCTACTACTCTTAGGGACTCCCTGTGCTCTAACAAGGTGCCAGAGATCCCTCCTTgtttgaaggggaaaaaggaggagaactAACAACAAGTAACTCTTCACTTCAGAGAACAGTCAGCTGCATAGCAATGTTGATCAATCAGTCTCAGGTAAATCCTCGTCCGAGGGGAGCCGGACCAACAACATAACTTTACCTTTCCCTGAATCTTGCCAATTATCTATTAAAAGTGAGTCTTTAAACTACCTTCTGCTTAAAAGATTATCGCATTTCTCAATGAAGACACATCCCAAGAAAAGCAAGGCATACAATAGAATTTTAGTGATTAGGAATACAACTTCTGCCTCCATCTAACCCTGCTTCTTTTCCCTACCACCAGAAAGTAGATTTAAACTTGGTGTTCAGTAAGACAGACCATGGTGGCAAATTTGGGTACATGAGTGCAAATTGTGTCACATATACGgaaattatttctaatattAATATAGATTATATATTATGTTATATAGATAAGATAGATATAGGTCATATTATTGAAATCAAGAGTGCTGTAACAGGCCAAATACCAGCAGAAAGGTAGAAGTTGCAGAAAATAGAGCTTAGAAGAGACCTCGAGACATTTCCCAGCCCACTCCCTTGCTACAATTTAACTTAAACCATCCCAAACAAACGCCTGGTTCATCCTGTTCCAAAAAACTTCTGCAATGACAATTTCACAGTTACCTCAGGAGCATATAATAGGGCTGAAATATCCTTGCCATTAAAAGTCTTGCCAATTTCTAAACTGGATTTCATTTGCTGAAATCGTAATCCAGTACTCGCTTTCCTATCCCTCCACTGGACCTCAAAAACTATTTTCTCTGCAACAGACGTTGACATATTAGAAGACAACTACCACGCCTTtcctcagttttgttttctccagatTAAACACGTCCAATTGCTCTCCCACTTAATAGCTCAAGTACTACAACGGTATGAACTACTAATaattttccctctgcagagctgtttgtaATGGTGTGAAAGCGCAGTGCCCCAAGCCAGACAATACTCTGGCTAAGGTCCTAACAATGCTAGCAAGTGTAACAATTATTTATACTGCTCCTGCTTACACAACTCAATATAGTCAGGCACACAAGTGGGACgcataaaaagaaatgcaaagcaacTGAGAATTATCCCTCTGGATTCCTGAAAGACAGATGCCAGGATctagtgaaaaaaaaggaatattcaAGTGCCCTGTGCCTCTGAGGAGGCCTAACCAGAAATTTC from Caloenas nicobarica isolate bCalNic1 chromosome 1, bCalNic1.hap1, whole genome shotgun sequence includes the following:
- the FILIP1L gene encoding filamin A-interacting protein 1-like isoform X8, which gives rise to MVVDEQQRLTEQLNQQSKKIQELTTSAEQAHEKLAFAEAKVQEEEQRASRLEAELQAQSSKISQDQEAMMAKLTNEDSQNRQLRLKLTALSRQIDELEETNKSLRKAEEELQDLRDKINKGDCGNSTLMTEVEELRKRLLEMEGKDEELIKMEDQCRELNKKLEKEASQSKNLKGEVDKLNKRIMELEKLEDAFNKSKQECYSLKCNLEREKMLTNQLTHELDGLKARIGELEAIESKLEKTEFTLKEDLTKLKSLTVMLVDERKTMSEKIKQTEEKLQAATSQLQVEQNKVMSVTEKLIEESKKALKSKSDAEEKVSSVIKERDELKTKLKAEEEKGSDLVSKVNILRKRLQSLEAVEKEFLKNKLKESTKSSTSLQQENNKIKELSQEVERLKQKLKEMKAIEDDLMKTEDEFESLERRYINERDRAKLLSDELEAVKMEVARYKLTEKAESNQEQRLFKKLKEEEAKSSHLSREVDALKEKIHEYMATEDLICHLRGDHTVLQKKLIQQENKNRELAREMESLTKELERYRRFSKNCRPGLNGRRISDLEVFSKEVQTDPADNEPPDYKTLMPLERTVINGQLYEDSDNEDKDNNEEEQTVPFKSNSGIANAVNKKLWIPWMKSKESHPQNGKIHTKQNGNCAQTGDLVLSHTPGQPLHIKVTPDHGQNTATLEITSPTTESPHSYTSTAVIPNCGTPKQRITIIQNASLTPVKSKAAEGYTSPEQVISPITMATFTRSQTPESCGSLTPERTMSPLALSGSSSQEQILSSEPLEMGAKHTVFRVSPDRQSSWQFQRSNSTGSSVITTEDNKIHIHLGSPYVQALTNSKPISPCNPVQDIRTPALANGLPSKPTNKITSSITITPTATPLPRQSQITITDAFHRSIPTRIPKPKPVSTTKVPAKIPAGHLNKPLQDSGPGKLRVIRTVSKTCLQSGGRREKSETTHTVSTSMVTNHRSSRDSQILRSQRVHSNSLNGSTDNLWKNSFHIARSLT
- the FILIP1L gene encoding filamin A-interacting protein 1-like isoform X6; the encoded protein is MRSRSNNTESPTRPKLSQQRPKDHHKEEVGYSGRGNVQRKQEEKDDVAQASTILRSPKAEKKQRSPFKKREDLSRDDLLFLLSVLEGELQAQDEVIGILKAEKIDLALLEAQYGFVTPKKVLEALQRDAIQTKAEQWQEDIYEKPMGELDKVVEKQKETHRRMLEQLLMVEKSHRQTLHELEEEKRKHSKYMEKSDEFTNLLEQECERLKKLLEQETAYQAKKEQESNKKIAKLKEELTKLKSFALMVVDEQQRLTEQLNQQSKKIQELTTSAEQAHEKLAFAEAKVQEEEQRASRLEAELQAQSSKISQDQEAMMAKLTNEDSQNRQLRLKLTALSRQIDELEETNKSLRKAEEELQDLRDKINKGDCGNSTLMTEVEELRKRLLEMEGKDEELIKMEDQCRELNKKLEKEASQSKNLKGEVDKLNKRIMELEKLEDAFNKSKQECYSLKCNLEREKMLTNQLTHELDGLKARIGELEAIESKLEKTEFTLKEDLTKLKSLTVMLVDERKTMSEKIKQTEEKLQAATSQLQVEQNKVMSVTEKLIEESKKALKSKSDAEEKVSSVIKERDELKTKLKAEEEKGSDLVSKVNILRKRLQSLEAVEKEFLKNKLKESTKSSTSLQQENNKIKELSQEVERLKQKLKEMKAIEDDLMKTEDEFESLERRYINERDRAKLLSDELEAVKMEVARYKLTEKAESNQEQRLFKKLKEEEAKSSHLSREVDALKEKIHEYMATEDLICHLRGDHTVLQKKLIQQENKNRELAREMESLTKELERYRRFSKNCRPGLNGRRISDLEVFSKEVQTDPADNEPPDYKTLMPLERTVINGQLYEDSDNEDKDNNEEEQTVPFKSNSGIANAVNKKLWIPWMKSKESHPQNGKIHTKQNGNCAQTGDLVLSHTPGQPLHIKVTPDHGQNTATLEITSPTTESPHSYTSTAVIPNCGTPKQRITIIQNASLTPVKSKAAEGYTSPEQVISPITMATFTRSQTPESCGSLTPERTMSPLALSGSSSQEQILSSEPLEMGAKHTVFRVSPDRQSSWQFQRSNSTGSSVITTEDNKIHIHLGSPYVQALTNSKPISPCNPVQDIRTPALANGLPSKPTNKITSSITITPTATPLPRQSQITKLGFPKILFLDTTVMWVFFLVGWFF
- the FILIP1L gene encoding filamin A-interacting protein 1-like isoform X2, which produces MRSRSNNTESPTRPKLSQQRPKDHHKEEVGYSGRGNVQRKQEEKDDVAQASTILRSPKAEKKQRSPFKKREDLSRDDLLFLLSVLEGELQAQDEVIGILKAEKIDLALLEAQYGFVTPKKVLEALQRDAIQTKAEQWQEDIYEKPMGELDKVVEKQKETHRRMLEQLLMVEKSHRQTLHELEEEKRKHSKYMEKSDEFTNLLEQECERLKKLLEQETAYQAKKEQESNKKIAKLKEELTKLKSFALMVVDEQQRLTEQLNQQSKKIQELTTSAEQAHEKLAFAEAKVQEEEQRASRLEAELQAQSSKISQDQEAMMAKLTNEDSQNRQLRLKLTALSRQIDELEETNKSLRKAEEELQDLRDKINKGDCGNSTLMTEVEELRKRLLEMEGKDEELIKMEDQCRELNKKLEKEASQSKNLKGEVDKLNKRIMELEKLEDAFNKSKQECYSLKCNLEREKMLTNQLTHELDGLKARIGELEAIESKLEKTEFTLKEDLTKLKSLTVMLVDERKTMSEKIKQTEEKLQAATSQLQVEQNKVMSVTEKLIEESKKALKSKSDAEEKVSSVIKERDELKTKLKAEEEKGSDLVSKVNILRKRLQSLEAVEKEFLKNKLKESTKSSTSLQQENNKIKELSQEVERLKQKLKEMKAIEDDLMKTEDEFESLERRYINERDRAKLLSDELEAVKMEVARYKLTEKAESNQEQRLFKKLKEEEAKSSHLSREVDALKEKIHEYMATEDLICHLRGDHTVLQKKLIQQENKNRELAREMESLTKELERYRRFSKNCRPGLNGRRISDLEVFSKEVQTDPADNEPPDYKTLMPLERTVINGQLYEDSDNEDKDNNEEEQTVPFKSNSGIANAVNKKLWIPWMKSKESHPQNGKIHTKQNGNCAQTGDLVLSHTPGQPLHIKVTPDHGQNTATLEITSPTTESPHSYTSTAVIPNCGTPKQRITIIQNASLTPVKSKAAEGYTSPEQVISPITMATFTRSQTPESCGSLTPERTMSPLALSGSSSQEQILSSEPLEMGAKHTVFRVSPDRQSSWQFQRSNSTGSSVITTEDNKIHIHLGSPYVQALTNSKPISPCNPVQDIRTPALANGLPSKPTNKITSSITITPTATPLPRQSQITITDAFHRSIPTRIPKPKPVSTTKVPAKIPAGHLNKPLQDSGPGKLRVIRTVSKTCLQSGGRREKSETTHTVSTSMVTNHRSSRDSQILRSQRSLT